In one window of Helianthus annuus cultivar XRQ/B chromosome 17, HanXRQr2.0-SUNRISE, whole genome shotgun sequence DNA:
- the LOC110924379 gene encoding palmitoyl-acyl carrier protein thioesterase, chloroplastic — translation MTTLSLSYVPSFRTTSFNDNDIRSMVWGYKIFGASNTMKMGRTTMYATPVTKGVNGKPAVVERTMIPTQKQFVDPFRQGIIILDGVGYRQTVVVRSYEVGPDKAVTLQSILNLLQETALNHVWMSGLLGDGFGATHGMMKNNLIWVVSRMQVQVDQYPIWGEILEIDTWVGASGKNGMRRDWEIRSHTTGIVFARATSTWVMMNQKTRRLSKMPDEVRAEISPWFINKQAIKEESVEKIDKLDDNAKYINSGLQPKRSDLDMNHHVNNVKYVGWMLEAIPEECLENYQLSNIILEYRRECGSSDVVESLCEPEQVGIIEDVNYMSRCPIGAGFLNCLVNQCIRFTHVLQVKEDSKCQEIVRGKTTWKKRNNHYPYCG, via the exons ATGACCACTTTGTCCCTATCTTACGTGCCTAGTTTCAGAACGACGTCGTTTAACGACAATGACATTCGCTCGATGGTTTGGGGCTACAAGATCTTTGGAGCTTCCAATACAATGAAGATGGGCCGGACCACGATGTATGCCACCCCTGTGACCAAGGGTGTAAATGGAAAGCCTGCGGTGGTGGAGAGGACGATGATCCCGACACAAAAACAATTTGTGGACCCTTTTCGACAAGGGATAATTATCTTGGATGGTGTTGGGTATCGACAGACAGTTGTTGTTCGGTCATATGAGGTTGGGCCGGATAAGGCTGTGACTCTTCAAAGTATTCTTAACCTTCTCCAG GAAACCGCTTTGAATCATGTGTGGATGTCCGGGCTTCTTGGAGATGGATTTGGCGCGACTCATGGTATGATGAAGAACAATCTTATATGGGTTGTTTCGAGAATGCAAGTTCAAGTTGATCAGTATCCCATCTG GGGAGAGATACTAGAAATCGACACATGGGTTGGAGCATCGGGAAAAAATGGAATGCGACGAGATTGGGAAATCAGAAGTCATACCACTGGCATTGTATTCGCTAGAGCAACAAG CACATGGGTGATGATGAACCAAAAAACACGAAGACTATCGAAGATGCCGGATGAAGTTAGAGCAGAAATCTCACCATGGTTTATTAATaagcaagctataaaagaagaaTCAGTTGAAAAAATAGACAAGCTGGATGATAATGCAAAATACATTAACTCGGGATTGCAG CCAAAGAGGAGCGATTTGGATATGAACCACCATGTAAACAACGTGAAATACGTCGGTTGGATGCTTGAG GCGATTCCCGAAGAATGCTTGGAGAATTATCAGTTATCAAACATCATACTTGAATACCGCAGAGAATGCGGGAGTTCAGACGTGGTTGAATCTCTTTGTGAACCCGAACAAGTCGGGATCATTGAAGACGTAAACTATATGAGTAGGTGTCCGATCGGTGCTGGTTTCTTAAATTGCTTGGTTAACCAATGCATTAGGTTTACACATGTTCTTCAAGTTAAAGAGGACTCTAAATGTCAAGAAATCGTTAGAGGAAAAACAACTTGGAAGAAAAGGAACAATCACTATCCTTATTGTGGCTAA
- the LOC110921798 gene encoding CDP-diacylglycerol--serine O-phosphatidyltransferase 1 isoform X1, producing the protein MEPNGHKRGRRKDFVAHQSQLSTFNSDDELDPWTAWAYKPRTITLLFIGSCLLIWASGALDPESNSSDDIVTSVKRGIWAMIAVFLTYCLLQAPSTLLIRPHPAIWRLVHGMAVIYLVSLTFILFQNRDDARQFMKYLHPDLGVELPERSYGADCRIYVPENTTNRFINVYETLFDEFVLAHLFGWWGKAIMIRNQPLLWVLSIGFELMELTFRHMLPNFNECWWDSIVLDILICNWFGIWAGMHTVRYFDGKTYEWVGISRQPNILGKVRLRLCIFYTIKRTLCQFTPAHWDKDEWHPFLGPWRFIQVLTLCIVFLTVELNTFFLKFCLWIPPRNPIIVYRLVLWWLIAIPTVREYNSYLQDQKPVKKVGAFCWLSLAICIIELLICIKFGHGLFPTPMPRWLVILWSSVGVGLLGFLLLWTWQFQRFLSKKQL; encoded by the exons ATGGAGCCTAATGGTCATAAGAGAGGAAGGAGAAAAGACTTTGTGGCTCATCAAAGTCAATTGAGTACTTTTAATTCTGATGATGAACTGGACCCGTGGACCGCTTGGGCTTATAAACCTCGAACCATTACATTGTTATTTATTGGCTCGTGCCTTTTAAT TTGGGCAAGTGGAGCTCTTGACCCCGAAAGCAATTCATCAGATGATATTGTAACATCTGTCAAAAG GGGGATATGGGCAATGATTGCGGTTTTTCTTACTTATTGCTTGCTTCAAGCTCCTTCAAC GTTACTAATTAGACCACATCCTGCAATTTGGCGTCTAGTTCACGGCATGGCTGTTATTTACCTTGTTTCTTTGACATTTATACTTTTTCAG aACCGTGATGACGCTAGGCAGTTTATGAAGTATCTCCATCCTGATCTTGGTGTTG AACTTCCTGAAAGATCTTACGGGGCTGATTGCCGAATATACGTACCCGAGAATACTACTAACAGGTTTATAAACGTTTAT GAGACGCTTTTTGATGAGTTTGTCTTGGCTCATTTATTTGGGTGGTGGGGAAAGGCAATAATGATTCGTAATCAACCCCTTTTGTGGGTATTATCGATCGGATTCGAATTGATGGAG CTTACTTTTCGCCATATGTTACCGAATTTTAACGAGTGTTGGTGGGACAGTATTGTTCTCGATATATTAATCTGCAATTGGTTTG GTATCTGGGCCGGAATGCATACTGTACGTTATTTTGACGGTAAAACGTACGAGTGGGTCGGAATTAGCCGTCAACCAAACATTTTGGGCAAAGTACGTCTCCGTTTGTGTATCTTCTACACC ATAAAACGAACATTGTGCCAATTTACTCCCGCACATTGGGACAAAGATGAATGGCACCCGTTTCTTGGTCCGTGGCGGTTCATCCAAGTTCTTACCCTTTGCATTGTGTTCTTGACCGTCGAACTCAATACATTTTTCCTCAAATTTTGCCTGTGGATTCCTCCTAGAAACCCTATCATTGTTTACCGATTAGTACTTTGGTGGCTTATCGCAATACCTACAGTTCGGGAGTACAATTCTTACCTACAAGACCA AAAACCCGTAAAAAAAGTTGGAGCTTTTTGTTGGCTTTCTCTTGCAATCTGCATTATTGAACTCCTCATTTGCATCAAATTTGGGCACG GTTTGTTTCCAACTCCAATGCCTCGATGGCTCGTGATTTTGTGGTCATCTGTTGGTGTTGGGCTTCTCGGGTTTTTGCTATTGTGGACGTGGCAATTTCAAAGATTTTTAAGCAAAAAGCAGCTTTGA
- the LOC110921798 gene encoding CDP-diacylglycerol--serine O-phosphatidyltransferase 1 isoform X2, with translation MEPNGHKRGRRKDFVAHQSQLSTFNSDDELDPWTAWAYKPRTITLLFIGSCLLIWASGALDPESNSSDDIVTSVKRGIWAMIAVFLTYCLLQAPSTLLIRPHPAIWRLVHGMAVIYLVSLTFILFQNRDDARQFMKYLHPDLGVELPERSYGADCRIYVPENTTNRFINVYETLFDEFVLAHLFGWWGKAIMIRNQPLLWVLSIGFELMELTFRHMLPNFNECWWDSIVLDILICNWFGIWAGMHTVRYFDGKTYEWVGISRQPNILGKIKRTLCQFTPAHWDKDEWHPFLGPWRFIQVLTLCIVFLTVELNTFFLKFCLWIPPRNPIIVYRLVLWWLIAIPTVREYNSYLQDQKPVKKVGAFCWLSLAICIIELLICIKFGHGLFPTPMPRWLVILWSSVGVGLLGFLLLWTWQFQRFLSKKQL, from the exons ATGGAGCCTAATGGTCATAAGAGAGGAAGGAGAAAAGACTTTGTGGCTCATCAAAGTCAATTGAGTACTTTTAATTCTGATGATGAACTGGACCCGTGGACCGCTTGGGCTTATAAACCTCGAACCATTACATTGTTATTTATTGGCTCGTGCCTTTTAAT TTGGGCAAGTGGAGCTCTTGACCCCGAAAGCAATTCATCAGATGATATTGTAACATCTGTCAAAAG GGGGATATGGGCAATGATTGCGGTTTTTCTTACTTATTGCTTGCTTCAAGCTCCTTCAAC GTTACTAATTAGACCACATCCTGCAATTTGGCGTCTAGTTCACGGCATGGCTGTTATTTACCTTGTTTCTTTGACATTTATACTTTTTCAG aACCGTGATGACGCTAGGCAGTTTATGAAGTATCTCCATCCTGATCTTGGTGTTG AACTTCCTGAAAGATCTTACGGGGCTGATTGCCGAATATACGTACCCGAGAATACTACTAACAGGTTTATAAACGTTTAT GAGACGCTTTTTGATGAGTTTGTCTTGGCTCATTTATTTGGGTGGTGGGGAAAGGCAATAATGATTCGTAATCAACCCCTTTTGTGGGTATTATCGATCGGATTCGAATTGATGGAG CTTACTTTTCGCCATATGTTACCGAATTTTAACGAGTGTTGGTGGGACAGTATTGTTCTCGATATATTAATCTGCAATTGGTTTG GTATCTGGGCCGGAATGCATACTGTACGTTATTTTGACGGTAAAACGTACGAGTGGGTCGGAATTAGCCGTCAACCAAACATTTTGGGCAAA ATAAAACGAACATTGTGCCAATTTACTCCCGCACATTGGGACAAAGATGAATGGCACCCGTTTCTTGGTCCGTGGCGGTTCATCCAAGTTCTTACCCTTTGCATTGTGTTCTTGACCGTCGAACTCAATACATTTTTCCTCAAATTTTGCCTGTGGATTCCTCCTAGAAACCCTATCATTGTTTACCGATTAGTACTTTGGTGGCTTATCGCAATACCTACAGTTCGGGAGTACAATTCTTACCTACAAGACCA AAAACCCGTAAAAAAAGTTGGAGCTTTTTGTTGGCTTTCTCTTGCAATCTGCATTATTGAACTCCTCATTTGCATCAAATTTGGGCACG GTTTGTTTCCAACTCCAATGCCTCGATGGCTCGTGATTTTGTGGTCATCTGTTGGTGTTGGGCTTCTCGGGTTTTTGCTATTGTGGACGTGGCAATTTCAAAGATTTTTAAGCAAAAAGCAGCTTTGA
- the LOC110921798 gene encoding CDP-diacylglycerol--serine O-phosphatidyltransferase 1 isoform X3, whose protein sequence is MEPNGHKRGRRKDFVAHQSQLSTFNSDDELDPWTAWAYKPRTITLLFIGSCLLIWASGALDPESNSSDDIVTSVKRGIWAMIAVFLTYCLLQAPSTLLIRPHPAIWRLVHGMAVIYLVSLTFILFQNRDDARQFMKYLHPDLGVELPERSYGADCRIYVPENTTNRFINVYETLFDEFVLAHLFGWWGKAIMIRNQPLLWVLSIGFELMELTFRHMLPNFNECWWDSIVLDILICNWFGIWAGMHTVRYFDGKTYEWVGISRQPNILGKVRLRLCIFYTIKRTLCQFTPAHWDKDEWHPFLGPWRFIQVLTLCIVFLTVELNTFFLKFCLWIPPRNPIIVYRLVLWWLIAIPTVREYNSYLQDQ, encoded by the exons ATGGAGCCTAATGGTCATAAGAGAGGAAGGAGAAAAGACTTTGTGGCTCATCAAAGTCAATTGAGTACTTTTAATTCTGATGATGAACTGGACCCGTGGACCGCTTGGGCTTATAAACCTCGAACCATTACATTGTTATTTATTGGCTCGTGCCTTTTAAT TTGGGCAAGTGGAGCTCTTGACCCCGAAAGCAATTCATCAGATGATATTGTAACATCTGTCAAAAG GGGGATATGGGCAATGATTGCGGTTTTTCTTACTTATTGCTTGCTTCAAGCTCCTTCAAC GTTACTAATTAGACCACATCCTGCAATTTGGCGTCTAGTTCACGGCATGGCTGTTATTTACCTTGTTTCTTTGACATTTATACTTTTTCAG aACCGTGATGACGCTAGGCAGTTTATGAAGTATCTCCATCCTGATCTTGGTGTTG AACTTCCTGAAAGATCTTACGGGGCTGATTGCCGAATATACGTACCCGAGAATACTACTAACAGGTTTATAAACGTTTAT GAGACGCTTTTTGATGAGTTTGTCTTGGCTCATTTATTTGGGTGGTGGGGAAAGGCAATAATGATTCGTAATCAACCCCTTTTGTGGGTATTATCGATCGGATTCGAATTGATGGAG CTTACTTTTCGCCATATGTTACCGAATTTTAACGAGTGTTGGTGGGACAGTATTGTTCTCGATATATTAATCTGCAATTGGTTTG GTATCTGGGCCGGAATGCATACTGTACGTTATTTTGACGGTAAAACGTACGAGTGGGTCGGAATTAGCCGTCAACCAAACATTTTGGGCAAAGTACGTCTCCGTTTGTGTATCTTCTACACC ATAAAACGAACATTGTGCCAATTTACTCCCGCACATTGGGACAAAGATGAATGGCACCCGTTTCTTGGTCCGTGGCGGTTCATCCAAGTTCTTACCCTTTGCATTGTGTTCTTGACCGTCGAACTCAATACATTTTTCCTCAAATTTTGCCTGTGGATTCCTCCTAGAAACCCTATCATTGTTTACCGATTAGTACTTTGGTGGCTTATCGCAATACCTACAGTTCGGGAGTACAATTCTTACCTACAAGACCAGTAA